CTCTTCAAATGTGTGATGACATACTTTCCTACGCGGATCAACTCCATATCACAAAGAGATGTATCGAGTCCTTGGCCGTCAAAGCTAGCACTGACCCGAATCTATTTGGATGGCCTGTTGTGGAGCGTGGTGGGCCGATGCAAAGTCCCGGTGGCAGTGTCTTGTGGAATGGCATTAGCACGGGTGCTAAACCTAAAAATTCAAGCTCGGATTGGTGGTACGATGATGCGTCAACTTTGAGCTTCCCTTTGTACAAAAGGCTGATAGCAGCCATGGAATCTCGGGGAATTAAGCCCGAGATAATTTCTGGTTCTGTTGCTTATTATGCTAAAAAATATCTACCTGGTTTGAACCGGCATCAGGATGTCGGTGATCCTAGCTCCCACCTCGGGCCTTCTATGTCAAGTCCACCCTCCGAAGACGACCAGAAGCTATTGATTGAAGAGATGGACCGATTGCTTCCCATGCAGAAGGGTCTTGTCCCCACCAAGTTTCTTGTTGGTCTCCTTCGAACTGCCATGATCCTTCGAGCCGACACAACTTGCATATCAAACCTTGAAAAGAGAGTCGGAATGCAGCTTGATCAAGCGAAGTTGGAAGATCTTCTGATGCCTAACTTCTCTTATTCGATGGAAACGCTGTATAACGTCGATTGTGTGCAGAGGATTCTCGAGCACTTTATGTCCCTCGATCAGGCTAACGGTGATATTTCCTCGTGTTCCAGTGATGACGATCAATTGATCGGTTCACCTTCTTTAACACCTATCACAATGGTTGCTAAATTGATTGACGGGTACCTTGCCGAGGTGGCACCCGATATCAATCTAAAGCTTCCTAAATTTCAAGCTCTTGCTGCTGCTGTTCCCGAGTTTGCTAGACCCTTGGATGACGGGATTTATCGTGCTATCGACATTTACCTGAAGGTAACTATTGCGTCTTTTCCTAATGAATACGTTTCTTACTTCACGACCGCCTCATAAAGAATTTTTCCTAATGAAATTTGCAGTCGCACGCTTGGTTATCCGAGTCGGAGCGAGAACAACTCTGCAGGCTGATAGACTGTCAAAAGCTTTCTTTGGAAGCTTGCACCCATGCAGCTCAGAACGAAAGATTACCGTTGAGAATCGTAGTACAAGTTCTGTTCTTCGAGCAGCTGCAACTACGAAATTCGATTGCTGGGTGTTTTCTGGTTTCCGAGAATCTTGAAGGTTCGAGACAGTTGAGAAGCGGGATGGCAGGATCCAACGAAGGAGGCTGGACTACGGCCGTGAGAGAGAATCAGGTATTGAAGGTCGGAATGGATAGCATGAGAATGCGTGTTTCAGAACTCGAGAAGGAGTGCACAAACATGAGACAAGAGATCGAAAAACTCGGTCGAGTTAAGGGACGATCAAGCACTTGGGGTAACGTTTCGAAGAAATTGGGTTTCAGAATGAAGTCGCAAATGTGCAGCGCTGAAGAAGGGTCGGTTAGTAACCAAAGTAGCTTTGTGAGTGCGAAACACGAGAAAATGAAGGGAAGGCTCGGTAAGCACAAAAAGATGTCAGGAATCATTCAATTGGATGAATGATTGTGAGGGCCCGATGATCTTTTGCTACCGACTGTTTCGATTTCTCGAACTAGAGCAGAATCTCGTTGATTTGTGTTCATGTATGTGGTTCGGTCCTTGCGACCGCATCTTTGTAATCAATGTGGACTATATACGTTCTGTCCGGTACTGGATCATTAACTGctacttgtaaagttttttgTGATTTGTTCTGCTACATGCCTACGTCTTTTGAATAGACTCGTCTTATAAAAAGTCGATGCGGTTTGGACATAGTAACGTGTTTGTATGCTCGGGTGCATTGGAGTGGCTACCTACTCACACTAGTCCAAGTTTCCGACCCATGAACTGTTTGTGCCTACGCTCTTATAACAATGGGTTATGTGAGTCATTTTTCCGCCATAATGACCCATAAACAGTTTGTGCCATGCGATGTGCATGGTTTCGAGATTGTCTTTAGGACCACATGTTAGATATTATGTCGATGGGGATAGTGTTTTGAGTCCTTAGTCGTAGCAATTGTTTAGGAGAAGAAGGCGATTTGGCGAAAGAGACCCGTTGTAGAACAAACCGGTCAACCGATGAACATAGGTATCTGTTGCATCAAGTGAGAAACACTATCATAACTAAAATCTATCAAAGTAGACATTTATCTATTTAGTAAgaataacacaaattcttgtatgagatcgtcacACCATGAGATTCGAATGCGATATGATATATGTGAATAGTTTAACTAGtacaaattattagcatattgactttttattttgagatcgATCAAAAgatgtctctcacaagaatagctccataaataaatatatgagatttactaataaaaaaaagtttaaaaagattttttttgtgAGTTTTGACAGGTAACATACTCAAGTCAAGGCCTAACATTGTGCGTACTAATTTCCTTCTTAGTGAAGTTAACTCCAAAAACTTGCTAAATTATGATATGAATTGGTTTTGCTGTTTGTTCAAATGAGATATTTCCTAGTCTTTCTGTCCCATTTAATTTACgcctttataataaaataacagtaaaattaatttttaaaatattcttcTTATGACTTATTTAGTTTGAAGTATGATATATGtgaattgaaagaaaaatgTTTTTCCTAAATGCAAAAGGTATATATAacgaaaaatttattttctttgataATGTTTCACAGTCACAGAgataataatcatataaatattattttctctgttctctaatgttctttccatttgaaatatttcaccttaagaagagagaaatttaattaatgtttttgacacatatttagaagataaaatatattcatgtgagatctcgttagattcgtcttaatgtatattttgttattatgtattttttataattttttattatgaatgattagaagtattgaaatttaaaatttacattaaaaactattcaaaaagtaaatgaaaagaaaaaagaaatggagggaatattaatttttccttcTTAAAAATTGCTAGCTAAGTTAAATCAAAAGGAAGCAAAtattttttaccattttacaattttgaaaaagtattaatgaaaagaaaaaggggCGAGGAAAAGTTGTACAAAAGATAGAGCAACCCTAATGGAAAGTAGGATATACTTtgaaccttaatttttttataaaggcAAAGATGGCCAACTCAACCTTTATAAAGACTTAAAAAAAGGTAACTTTAAAACTTTAAACTACCTCCTGATTTCTATTTCCTtcaaatgattatttttatatatttttttttggtcttATTTAAATATGATAGGAGTAATTGAATTTTCATGCAAATTCGATGTAAggtttaaataatatatatatatatatatatatatatatatatatatataaaactataaaatttaatatttaaaaattatattttaaaatgattttaagaagatttaatttttttatatatattttctgtttCTCTGAGTTTATACTCTACGAATTAAAAAGCTTTCACATATTTGAGTTTAAGGTATATACTCTATGAATTAAAAAGCTTTCACATATTTGAGTTTAAGGTGTAAACTCAAAGAAATACATGAGTAATTTCTTAAAAGAAGCCCGAGAAAACTTGAGACAAAGTACAAGTGTTGCACATAATTAGAACAACTAGTTTCTTGAGAGACATATGTCAAGCtcacccattaaaaattaatgttacttactgtatttttaatgtctatttacattatttttaatgcttatttaccatatatttaatgcctacttttaatattttaatgtttacttacattatttttaatacctatttacaatattttaaaaaatatataatgggccgacccaattagagatgtctctcaaagagaccgtctctcgcaagaatttgtgtaattagAAAACTATATTCTCTTTTTATACTTACTCCGtttcatattagttgcaacattgtCAAAAATggcactattcattcatcatttttaatttgtgaatagtttttaatctataggttaaaatatagtcaagtgatattttgtttgattcgtctcattgcaaagattattaatatcaaatttttataatttttttattatacataattagaaatattaaaaattaaattagtgcataaGACAGcatgaaaaaacaaatgttgCAAATAAATTGAAACAGAGAAAGTAACTTTTAGTTATGCAAATTAAGAGACATTACAGATTGAAGTGCATTGAGAATCAAATATTGTCCCGATGATGACAAATAACATATTCTACAAGCAAGATTTAAATTCGATTCGTATTTGATTCTTTTCCAAGTTTATCCTCTTGTAACCCAAAAGATTGAAATATATTATAACCGTGCAAAAGAAATAAGACGTCTACCCACTTGTAACCCAAAAAAGTTTGAAATATATAAACAACAATGTAAAACAAATGAGACACTTGACGTGAATATTATAAatagtagaggtgttcatttgggtcatCGAATTTATTTAAGGTCATGTGTTTCGAGTCGgctatcaaaatcaaattttgtctCCACGTTGATTTTTacacaattataaatttattttaaaataaaattcaattataaaGTCGATTGAATTGGAACTATTTTGAATACATCCGAAGACGGTAAAAGTTTTTGAACATATTTTCATGTGCAACAGCTTAGCTGCTGGAGGGAACcaaaaaagttccaaaaaagtagTGTAGACTGTTCTTCTTTACTCTCCAAACCCCCTTCTTACATGCCCACAACCCACTGGTGAAATTCcttctttctttaaatttttttatgggGAAAGTCATCCCATGATTTCTTTATTGaccatcatcatcttccatGGTTTTACAgtaattcataaataaaatttcaagttTGAATATTTACATGCTAAGAATGTTTGTGGGTTTCTGTTGACTAACCCATTGCTTGTATGCTTCTCATGTTCTTTTCAAGGTTTGTGCTTTTATCCTTGTTTTTATGCCATTTTCACTTATATTTCTTGACATTCCCTgaaaatttcttcttttttttgtattttttatgttcttattttgtttttattttgatttttggtgTTTCTTATGCATGCCTTATTTAGGTTTTTATGTAGATTTGTTTATTGATGTTGGGAAGATCATATTTTTTTGACAGTTTCTGTCAGTATTCCTGTTTTATTGTCTTTTCCAGAAATTAAGTGgcttaaaatacaaaattaggGAAGGTATTTGGTCCTTTTATATAAAGATTATGCCTTTCTCTCtagattttaacaatttttgagTTCTATTTACTGGGTACTTTTGTTTATTCCTTTAGCATGCCTAAAATAGAAAATGGAAGACAAGATCTTGGGAGGGGAGagataataagaagaaaaaaaaaagaaaaaaaaaagaaaaattagtaaTGTTTTTGTGATGTTGGAAATTCTAATGTCTCCCCCTTTCCTTTTTTTGTCCTTCTAGATGGGAAACGAGAGTGATACGGTTATCATAATCGGCAGAAAATATGAGATATTCCTTGAAACGGTTGGAGGGATTTGGTTGATGAAAATAGTAGAAAGTAGATAGAAAGCATTAGGAGTTAGGACCTTATGGGTTTTTAGATTTTATTGTTTAGTTATAAGTCCATTGAAGGTGAAAATGTAGATGTTCAAATGTGGGATGATGAGGGAAGGTGGATCAAGGGCGCaacaaaaattgacaaattcttaAAAGGCCTtgtgcaatttcaaaaattatgatgaCAACTTTGTACTTTTAAACATTTAACATATATTACGTCATTTAATATTGAGACCTTTATTTTTCGGGGCCTTGTGCGGTATAACATGTTGAACATGATCAGAACCTCCCCTAAGGTGAATTATGCTCTGATTGTGTTTTTCTACTAATTGGGTTTTTGCTAGTGTTTGCAATTGTTTGATTAAAGGGTTTACTCAATTATTTGATTATACCTTTGTTACAACTTTTTCTTATGAATTTAGTGTTGTGGCCGAAAGAACCCTAAAAAGTTGCATCGATCGTGTTACATATGTGGCCTTTGGCTAACATAGGATGGATTATGAAGAAACGGAAGAATTGTGAAGCTATATAgaagtttatatttttgttacttGTATCTAGAAGCGGAAAAAGGATCAAACTTGAAAATTCCGATATGGGTTGTGCTTCTTCGAGGGTCGATAATGAAGAACGAGTGCAGATATGTAAGGAAAGAAAGAGGGCGCTAAAACATCTTTTAGGGTATAGAAAAGAATTTACCAATGCCATTTTATCGTACTTAAAGGCACTGAAAGACACGGGTATAACACTTCGACAGTTTGCTGAATCGGAGTCACTTGAATTCGAGAGCACTTTACCGCCTTCTCCACCGCTCCCTCTCCCTCCCGCGCCTCCATTACCTCCTCCTATTGACAGTCCTGATTCGAGGAAGGTGGAAGGTAATCGTAAGGGAAAAGAAGTGCTAGAAGAAATGATTGAGGTTGGTGATGAGAGTATCTTTTCCCCTCCACCGCCTTCTAGCTTGGGGGATCCTTGGGGCTTGCTTGACGGTACTTCTGCACTACAAAAAGCCGAGAGTGGATATTTTGAAGATGTCGATGAGGAAAATTGGGCCGAGACAACATCACAATTTGAGGAGGATCAAGAGAATGTGACATCTGATAAAACTTCGGGTGCTCTTGGAATGAAGTCTCTGAAAGTGGGTGACAATTCATCAACCGTGACAGGGCAGACGGCTGAAATGGGAAGGGCTATGGTGGTGTggaggaggaagaggaagacaTTATCATCCATGGTTAAGGAGCTTGATGATTACTTCTTGAAGGCGTCTGCCGGTGGAAAGGAGATAGCGGTTTTAGTAGACATGACCACTTGGAATGCTTCCTTACATCACGACTCGAAATCAAGAAATGGTAATTTCATTAGCCTCTATTGCATTCTTTCAATGGATAACCATACCGAGGACATGTAAAAACAACTATAAGTCGGTTAAGGTCTATTTGCTTGTTGgtactaaatagtggtaatgaaATTGATTtagaatataaattttcatgaaatgtacatgtcattcccatggtcatgaaaatttgatcatgaaagtgttatgcattaaaatgaattttgtaaagaaaatgcgATGATTGAAGAGCATGACCGTTACACCTGTCAGGAGATTTTCCTAACAAAATTACCCAACTTTCCTCTACCTTTCCTAACCTTTGATACCGGCAACCAAATGGGCCGCTCATGTGTACATTTATAGAATcatatcaaataattttatggTCTGATTTATGGGATTCATAGCTTGAATGCTTTTAAGAGTGAAAATATTTAATACCAAGAAAGCTCTTTATATGTCAAAAAAATGTCTCTTTCCATTTTGGAAAACATTTTGAATTatgtgtattatttttataaaaaatgagCATTAATTGTAAATTAGTCTTCAAGTTTAAAgcttttgtgaattacaactTCAATGTTTATTAGTTGCGAACTATAGCTTCGAAAGTGTCAAAATGTACACCATTCAAGCCAAGTGACCGTTGACCAACCCACGTGAACTTTGACCAACCTAAATGACTGTTGACCATTACTAAtacctttgacttttgttgatcaCCCCCAATCACCTTTTTCCTAATTACCAGTTGTACacttgtgttttagcactttaacgtcgtttttacccatcataacaatattataaaaagcACTATGAAGTGCTTCCCTAAATACATGGTGAAATTTGTTGCTTTTCTCAATCCTTTGTGTTGAAATGTCATCAGAAGTAACGTTGATGGAATGTAGTTATTTTCAGGGAAAGGTAACCACTCTGCTAGATTGAGTTCTATGTCATGGAGCAGGTCATCTCCACCACTTCAGGATACAAGGGACCCTTTAGAGGTTGGTACTCCTGTTGAACCATGCAAACCAGGAGCACACTGCATCACACTTGAAAAGATTTTTGCTGAAGAACAGACCCTTTATACGACTGTAAAGGTAATGccttttttataatgtttatgaTTGATACTCGAATTACTGCAAGTATAGTCCTTTAGGACTATCTCGAGCGGACTAAACTCCCTACTAAAACTCCTAGCTAAATCGTCATGATATGAGAATCTTGGGTTAGCCAGCTTTCCCTTTCACCGTTTGTGACAAGGGATCGATTCTCACCGCCTAAAACGATTAATTCCCCCTCCCCTCCTTGCCCGAATAGGATTCTCCAGGCTTACCCTGATATAAAAAATGGCTAATATAAGATAAGATATTATGCTTTTCTATACTCCTATAATTCTAATACTCTTATAATTTCATAACAAATGTCTGCTTTTATGGGCCCGTCTTACTgtaagacagtctcatacaagacttgctgaatGAGGCTAGTCCGTTTGTATGCTAAATCATGGTTATTATTTTTACACACTTACTGTGTGTTCCCGTTAACTTGATAATATTGTTATGCCATTTGCAGAAGGAGGAAAGGGCGAAGTTGGAGCATAAACGGAAATCTATGTCATTGCGGAAACAAGAGGGTGAAAATGGTGACATGGAAAAGATAGAGAAATTGCAGTCGGCGGTTGAAACTTTGCAGTGCGAAATTGTACATCTTCAAGAGTTAGTAAGAAAGACATCTACTTCTATAATGACAATCATAGACGAGGAGCTGCATCCTCAGCTTTTTGCTTTGCTTTCCGGGTAAATTTCAaaacattttatctttaatatgcTAACCTCTTTATCATCAATGCAGTATAGTAGtatagtgtcacatgattcactaatctccttgcaaATTGCATATCAAAAAAAACGAATTATGATCAATTTTGGGCAAATTTGAGTGAATCTCACGGCTCACATGTGTACACATACCGATATTGGGATTTaactttgtgattttgattgttGACGAATGCTAAATTGTGACTATGAAACTGTTAGACTGACAATTCTTCACATGATCACCCCATGGGCCCACTTGTGTGGATATACATACACCCATACACACCCACGGGCACCCGTGGGTtcaggcccacaaacccacaaGTAATGAGCATTGACTTGCATACAACACATGATGAGGTTTACTCTTTTCGGAAACCATATGGTATTAGGAGATTCACCCATGAAATACTATATACAAGTCCACAACCCACTTTTTTAGCGATGTGGGATCTTCCTCACATGTAAAGTATTTTCAACAGAAAACTAaagttttaagtgttttcgtgTGCCATTGAAGGAATATTTATGAATGAAAATTTGCAGGCTTATAAACATGTGGAGAACGATGTACGAGTGCCACCAAGTTCAGAGTCGTATCTCGCAACAGGTACAGACACTAACAAGTCACAATGCAGAGCCAACTACACTGCATCATCTTGAAATAGCAATGCAGCTTGAAAGTGGAGTCAATTTCTTGTACACTAGCTTTTGTAAACTGGCAAAGTCGCAGCGAGATTATGTCGGTACCATCTGCTTCTGGATTCGGCTGACGGAAAGTCCTATAGAAGGAGAAAACGAGAATCGCAGGCCGTCTGTGGTTCGTAATCTATGTGAAAAATGGCAGCTTGCCCTTGATAGGCTACCAAAAACGGTACCATTTTATCCTGGAATCCCgaccatttttaaattttattaatatttttttggaatcGGTATTAGTCTAAAACAGGGCCGTTCCTAACCATAGGCAAGATAGACATTTGTCTAGAGCCTATGGTTAGAAACGGCGCTTATATCCGAAAATTATGGTTAATAAAAAAGacatttaaaaatttgcaatttatgattattcttttatCGGTTGAAAAGTATATGACATGTCTACGTCTATATTGATAATTATAATGCATAGGATCCATCTTTGTTATTTTTCCAAACACCCGTTAAAGCTCAAAATCGACCCTCCTTACAGAGGGTTCATTTCTTTCAGTTTGCCTAAGGCTTATTAAATAACAGGAACGACACTGCTCTAAAAGCTACTTAAACTGGGGATAGTCAAATGTCACATAATTTgctaatctccttgcgaatcgAAAAAACCGAATTATGTTGGTTTTGGACTACTCTTGGGCATACTTGAGCGGATCACGAATTCAAAAGGCAAATTAGCTAGCGAACTATGTTACCCTGGGATAGACTTTCCTAGGTCtgaattttgtttcatttacaGCAGGTGTCTGAGGCGATTAAGAGTTTTCTTGAGGCCGTACAATCGATAATCAAACAACAGCGGAAAGAATGCATTCAGAGGAGAAAATTAGAGAAGCGGGAGAGAAGGCTGATGAAGGAACAAAAGACGGTTTTAGAATTGGAAAAAGAACTTGAAATGCCGGGAGATGCAGCGATTTCAGGTTCGAGCCAGAAGCAAAGATTGTATGAGAAACGCGCAAAAATCGATTTGCTAGTAAAGGAACACGAGGACGAGAAGGCCAAGTACGAGAATGCTGTCCGTGAGATCAAGGCTTTGACGTTAAGTAACTTGCACGCGAGCCTCCCTCGTCTGTTTGAAGAACTGATGGGATTTTCGAGTGCGTGTACTCAGGCTTTTCAGACGGTTTTGAGTCATGCTCAGCAACTCGGTGATGCTCAAGAATCCCACACCGAATGATGGCGGCTTTTAGTTTAGAGTTATACGATTTTGTTTGAAACGCAGATCGGTATTGATGCAATGTGATTAATTCATTGTAAGGCATGTAAACATCTGTACTTAACAGCGCTGATTTTAGCTACATTCACCCTCATGTTTGTTGTCAAGTGAAAACTATTTGGTGAAATGATCTATTTTTTTGATGGCCaacttaatcaaaaaataacttaatagcaggtcttgtatgagactatcTCATCATCAGACGAgctcatataattagtttatttctctaattgatcattttaagattgtaagtgataattttaaggttataagctttaagactataaaaagtaattattttagatgattatttaaaattataactgaaCACTTTAAGATCGTAAATATACATTAGATCAATTCAATACAGATGGTTTTACCATGAAACTGTTTCAGTTGAGAATTTGTGAGATTAAAGATGTTTTGGCCCCGACATGCTGTAAAAAAGGTCCGCCATGGCCTATGGCAAATAAAAAAGTCCAGAATATCATGACTTATCAAATATtttcagaaaatatttttcttttgtttttctataatTAAACAAGGGTTTTACAATTACGCAACAATTTTCTTGTGCaaagtttttaaataattaGGAATATCAAAGAGTGTGTTAACAAAAATCAAAGtattaaatcaatcaaaaaatagaagtattaacAAGGCATTTGATTATTAGTTAATATAAATTGATAGCAATGAAAATGAATTTAATGTTAATTTCATAGTGTGATGCCATTCAGAGTAATAAACTCTCatcttaaaacataaataagtgaagaaaaaaataattataaataaatataatcgTTAACCTTGTGTGATAGTTGGTCTTATTCCACCATTTAATATCATTTGCcgtaaaagtaattaaaaagattttttttcgttttttctttgatttggtcgTATTAAGTGAATGTTACAACCAATTCTCCCAAACTAATCTGAACCaaactaaattttattaaattaaaattaagaaatgaCGATTTTAACACCCACAAGAATTTCAATTTTCAGgtaaacattttttaatttgaatgcaCACGAAACCTCAACATTTTTCGATAAACTTATTTCCAAGACAATAGCCAACAGCCAACAGTCAACGGCCAATATGATCACATTTCAATCAACACAAAAAAGGCTATGCAAAATTGTGTATAGATCATAAGATTTGAAAGAGATGCACAACATTTGGAAGAGTAAATATTATCGAACATTGAATTGTTGAACGTACATTACCGGATTGACGCAGGCAACGACTAGCATCCCGGAATTGCAGAGTTTTAAACCCCAATGTAAACTGACAGTGTACAAAAACTGAACAAAACTTATGAGAGGGAGGAATAAAAGGATCTTTACATGAGACGGTAAAGATCGGAGAAAATGCAAGGCTTTTTCGATCAACTCCGTTAGTGCAATCGGGTCAATTCCTCAACTCTCTTGCTAAGCTCCTCTACAGAAACACCCATTGATTTTGAGATTTCATCCATACGAGTACGACTGAGATCAAGAAAAGATTCAATCAGATCTCCATCGAGGAAATTTCTGGCATCAACCGTCTTCTTCTCATTGTAAAACGACCGCCAGTGTTCGTGACTCAATCCTCCTACACCCTTTATAACCTTCCTCAAATTTGATTGCAGCTTCTCCAGGAAGATGTACTGGTCATGTGGAAGGGATGCGATGACACCTATAACACCGTTTACAGTTCCAAATATCACAGTTGGTATTTGACCGATTTCGGAATCTGGCAATCTCATGACTAGAGAACCATGACGGAAGCGATTAATGAATTCTCCAAGGTGGTATTCCCCGACCACTTCAAGGCGTGCGCGCTCCTCATCAGTGGCACCTTCGCTGTTTTTCCTCACTGTAAACAGATTGAAATTGTTTTCTGCACCCAGATACACATCATCATCAAGAATCTCTACAGCTGACATCCAATTAGCATTGTAGTCCCGGGCACGCTCCTCAATCGCACCTTCTTCATGCTGCAATCATGTAATAATAAATGTGAAGAGCACAACTAAGCAAACTGAAATTAAAGCCCGATTGTTATGCCCAAACATTCaccacaaattcttgtgagagacggtctctttgagagaccatcccTAATTGGGTCAGCCCAATATCACCTTTTtgttaaataagcattaatggGCTGTGCCTTGGAGACGTTTCGCAGAGgacggtctctcaggagaccGGCTGAACATTCACAGTCAACAGCACCCTCTCCCCCCAGAAGAAAAAACTTTTACAGCAAGCCCACACAAATGAAACAATATCTTGTCATCAGAAAACAAGTCAGAACTCAGAACACATACAAGCATAGATACATCATACGTTCACATATAGAAAAAGAAATTCATCTGGCATGTTCTGGACTCACTACCTTATATATTAGCAGAGAAATCGATTTCATCAGATCCCCAACAACAATAAAATCTCCACGAGTCTGCACATACAAGGCAAGAATGTGCCCATGATGCCCACACTCAGACTGTAATTCATGAGTACCATCGTCCCGAAGCATCCATTTATAGAGCTGAATTTTCTGATTGATGGCAGCAAGCAGCTTGCCATTGAAAGCATTAAGCGAGTACACGGCACCTTTAGTTTCCTTTTCAGCAATGAGTTGCAGCTTTCCATCTTCTACAACAAAAACCAAAATTCTTCCCTACATCATAGAGATGACAGAGAGGTAAGTAATCAT
This genomic stretch from Amaranthus tricolor cultivar Red isolate AtriRed21 chromosome 9, ASM2621246v1, whole genome shotgun sequence harbors:
- the LOC130823956 gene encoding BTB/POZ domain-containing protein At1g30440, with the translated sequence MACMKLGSKNDAFQRKGQAWFCTTGLPSDITVEVGEMSFHLHKFPLLSRSGVLERLIADSDEGEEGFVISLSDLPGGAKMFELVAKFCYGVKLELTASNVVYLRCVAEYLEMTEEYGEGNLIHQTETFLTQGVLKSWKESLRALQMCDDILSYADQLHITKRCIESLAVKASTDPNLFGWPVVERGGPMQSPGGSVLWNGISTGAKPKNSSSDWWYDDASTLSFPLYKRLIAAMESRGIKPEIISGSVAYYAKKYLPGLNRHQDVGDPSSHLGPSMSSPPSEDDQKLLIEEMDRLLPMQKGLVPTKFLVGLLRTAMILRADTTCISNLEKRVGMQLDQAKLEDLLMPNFSYSMETLYNVDCVQRILEHFMSLDQANGDISSCSSDDDQLIGSPSLTPITMVAKLIDGYLAEVAPDINLKLPKFQALAAAVPEFARPLDDGIYRAIDIYLKSHAWLSESEREQLCRLIDCQKLSLEACTHAAQNERLPLRIVVQVLFFEQLQLRNSIAGCFLVSENLEGSRQLRSGMAGSNEGGWTTAVRENQVLKVGMDSMRMRVSELEKECTNMRQEIEKLGRVKGRSSTWGNVSKKLGFRMKSQMCSAEEGSVSNQSSFVSAKHEKMKGRLGKHKKMSGIIQLDE
- the LOC130824250 gene encoding protein ALTERED PHOSPHATE STARVATION RESPONSE 1 isoform X1 codes for the protein MGCASSRVDNEERVQICKERKRALKHLLGYRKEFTNAILSYLKALKDTGITLRQFAESESLEFESTLPPSPPLPLPPAPPLPPPIDSPDSRKVEGNRKGKEVLEEMIEVGDESIFSPPPPSSLGDPWGLLDGTSALQKAESGYFEDVDEENWAETTSQFEEDQENVTSDKTSGALGMKSLKVGDNSSTVTGQTAEMGRAMVVWRRKRKTLSSMVKELDDYFLKASAGGKEIAVLVDMTTWNASLHHDSKSRNGKGNHSARLSSMSWSRSSPPLQDTRDPLEVGTPVEPCKPGAHCITLEKIFAEEQTLYTTVKKEERAKLEHKRKSMSLRKQEGENGDMEKIEKLQSAVETLQCEIVHLQELVRKTSTSIMTIIDEELHPQLFALLSGLINMWRTMYECHQVQSRISQQVQTLTSHNAEPTTLHHLEIAMQLESGVNFLYTSFCKLAKSQRDYVGTICFWIRLTESPIEGENENRRPSVVRNLCEKWQLALDRLPKTQVSEAIKSFLEAVQSIIKQQRKECIQRRKLEKRERRLMKEQKTVLELEKELEMPGDAAISGSSQKQRLYEKRAKIDLLVKEHEDEKAKYENAVREIKALTLSNLHASLPRLFEELMGFSSACTQAFQTVLSHAQQLGDAQESHTE
- the LOC130824250 gene encoding protein ALTERED PHOSPHATE STARVATION RESPONSE 1 isoform X2, producing the protein MGCASSRVDNEERVQICKERKRALKHLLGYRKEFTNAILSYLKALKDTGITLRQFAESESLEFESTLPPSPPLPLPPAPPLPPPIDSPDSRKVEGNRKGKEVLEEMIEVGDESIFSPPPPSSLGDPWGLLDGTSALQKAESGYFEDVDEENWAETTSQFEEDQENVTSDKTSGALGMKSLKVGDNSSTVTGQTAEMGRAMVVWRRKRKTLSSMVKELDDYFLKASAGGKEIAVLVDMTTWNASLHHDSKSRNGKGNHSARLSSMSWSRSSPPLQDTRDPLEVGTPVEPCKPGAHCITLEKIFAEEQTLYTTVKKEERAKLEHKRKSMSLRKQEGENGDMEKIEKLQSAVETLQCEIVHLQELVRKTSTSIMTIIDEELHPQLFALLSGLINMWRTMYECHQVQSRISQQVQTLTSHNAEPTTLHHLEIAMQLESGVNFLYTSFCKLAKSQRDYVGTICFWIRLTESPIEGENENRRPSVVRNLCEKWQLALDRLPKTVSEAIKSFLEAVQSIIKQQRKECIQRRKLEKRERRLMKEQKTVLELEKELEMPGDAAISGSSQKQRLYEKRAKIDLLVKEHEDEKAKYENAVREIKALTLSNLHASLPRLFEELMGFSSACTQAFQTVLSHAQQLGDAQESHTE